The following are from one region of the Paenibacillus sp. KS-LC4 genome:
- the glnA gene encoding type I glutamate--ammonia ligase, whose translation MSVQNVLDTIKENNIQFVDFRFVDLFGHAHHITLPSTEVDADTFVNGVAFDGSSIPGFRGIEESDMVMMPDPESVFIDPFTDHPTLNVMSNIHTPDGERYERDPRSIAQKAEEFLQKSGVGTTAFFAPESEFFIFDDVRYESSMNTSFYSVDSEEAGWNTGRKEEGGNLGFKVPVKGGYVPVAPVDSQQDIRSEMVRLMQETGLRVERHHHEVATAGQAEINFRFDTLTKTADNLMKYKYIIHNTARQYGKVATFMPKPLFGDNGSGMHVHSSIFDGDTPLFYEKGAYGNLSPLAMNYIGGILHHAPALIALTNPSTNSFKRLVPGYEAPVNLVFSKGNRSAAIRIPIASVTPKGCRIEFRTPDSTANPYIAFAAMLLAGLDGIKRKLDPVALGYGPFDKNIYELPEEEKKDIRSVPGTLDEALSALEADSEFLTEGGVFTEDFIANYVAFKRNEAKTVSIRVHPHEYSLYFDC comes from the coding sequence AATGGTGTAGCTTTTGACGGTTCCTCGATTCCGGGTTTCCGTGGAATCGAAGAGTCGGATATGGTTATGATGCCAGATCCTGAATCGGTATTTATCGATCCTTTCACTGATCACCCAACTCTAAATGTAATGTCTAACATTCATACGCCTGATGGCGAACGCTACGAGCGCGATCCGCGCAGCATCGCTCAAAAAGCGGAAGAGTTTCTGCAAAAATCCGGTGTAGGTACGACAGCGTTTTTCGCTCCTGAATCCGAATTTTTCATTTTCGACGATGTTCGTTACGAAAGCTCGATGAACACTTCCTTCTATTCGGTTGATTCCGAAGAAGCTGGCTGGAACACTGGCCGCAAAGAAGAAGGCGGAAACCTTGGCTTTAAAGTTCCAGTTAAAGGCGGTTACGTTCCAGTAGCTCCGGTTGACTCCCAACAAGACATCCGCAGCGAAATGGTTCGCCTGATGCAAGAAACAGGTCTTCGCGTTGAGCGTCATCACCACGAAGTAGCAACTGCTGGTCAAGCAGAAATCAACTTCCGCTTCGACACGCTGACTAAAACAGCTGATAACTTGATGAAATACAAATATATTATTCACAACACAGCTCGCCAATACGGAAAAGTTGCAACATTCATGCCTAAACCGCTGTTTGGCGATAACGGTAGCGGTATGCACGTTCACTCCTCCATCTTTGATGGCGACACGCCTTTGTTCTATGAAAAAGGTGCTTACGGTAACCTGAGCCCACTGGCTATGAACTACATCGGCGGAATTTTGCACCACGCTCCAGCTTTGATCGCGCTCACTAACCCGAGCACAAACTCGTTCAAACGTCTGGTTCCTGGCTACGAAGCTCCAGTTAATCTGGTGTTCTCCAAAGGTAACCGTTCGGCCGCGATCCGTATTCCAATCGCTTCCGTTACACCTAAAGGCTGTCGTATTGAATTCCGTACTCCGGACTCCACAGCTAACCCTTATATCGCATTTGCAGCGATGCTGCTTGCAGGTCTTGACGGTATTAAGCGCAAGCTTGATCCAGTTGCATTGGGCTATGGTCCTTTCGACAAAAACATTTACGAATTGCCAGAAGAAGAGAAGAAGGATATCCGCAGCGTACCTGGTACGCTTGACGAAGCGCTGAGCGCTTTGGAAGCAGATTCCGAATTCTTGACTGAAGGCGGCGTATTTACAGAAGACTTTATCGCTAACTATGTTGCATTCAAACGCAACGAAGCGAAAACTGTTTCGATCCGTGTTCATCCGCACGAGTACAGCCTGTACTTCGATTGCTAG
- the serC gene encoding 3-phosphoserine/phosphohydroxythreonine transaminase codes for MKRAFNFNAGPAALPLEVLEQAQQQFVEYQGAGMSIMEMSHRSELYEQVNNETQALFREIYGIPDNYHVLLLQGGASTQFATIPMNFLTPGKVGAYVMTGAWAEKAIKEAKLVGETAIAATSEADKFNRIPALSDIQLPDQAAYLHITTNETIGGTQFAEFPQTGNVPLIADMSSDILSRPVDVSQFGLIYAGAQKNLGPSGVTVVIVRDDLIKESPKTIPAIFRYDTHAKAGSLYNTPPSFSVYMVNLVLKWIKARGGVAQINQYNRDKTSLIYNTIDQSGGFYYGFAAPESRSLMNITFRLQDAELEKKFIKQSEAEGFVGLKGHRDVGGLRASTYNAVPLESCKALAEFMAEFQKNNG; via the coding sequence ATGAAGAGAGCATTCAATTTTAATGCAGGACCAGCCGCTTTACCGCTTGAAGTACTTGAGCAGGCTCAGCAGCAATTCGTAGAGTATCAAGGCGCGGGCATGTCCATTATGGAAATGTCGCACCGCAGCGAGCTATATGAGCAAGTTAACAATGAGACGCAGGCTCTTTTTCGCGAAATTTACGGCATTCCTGACAATTATCATGTTCTGCTGCTGCAAGGCGGCGCAAGCACGCAATTTGCAACCATTCCAATGAATTTTCTCACCCCAGGCAAGGTTGGCGCTTATGTGATGACTGGCGCATGGGCAGAGAAAGCAATCAAGGAAGCCAAGCTTGTTGGCGAGACAGCAATAGCTGCTACTTCAGAGGCTGACAAGTTCAACCGTATTCCGGCACTTTCCGACATTCAGCTGCCTGATCAAGCCGCTTATTTGCATATTACGACAAATGAGACGATTGGCGGAACGCAATTTGCTGAATTTCCGCAAACCGGCAATGTACCGCTCATTGCGGACATGTCGAGTGATATTTTGAGCCGTCCGGTCGATGTCAGTCAGTTTGGACTGATTTATGCTGGAGCTCAGAAAAACCTTGGTCCATCGGGCGTGACGGTAGTTATCGTTCGTGATGATCTCATCAAAGAAAGCCCTAAGACGATTCCAGCTATTTTCCGCTATGATACCCATGCGAAAGCAGGCTCGCTGTACAACACGCCGCCTTCCTTCTCGGTCTATATGGTCAATCTGGTGCTGAAATGGATTAAAGCAAGAGGCGGAGTTGCTCAAATTAATCAATATAACCGCGACAAAACGAGCCTTATTTACAATACGATTGATCAAAGCGGCGGCTTCTATTATGGCTTTGCAGCTCCGGAAAGCCGTTCGCTCATGAACATTACATTCCGATTGCAGGATGCAGAGCTTGAGAAGAAATTTATTAAGCAATCGGAAGCGGAAGGTTTTGTTGGCCTGAAGGGTCACCGTGATGTAGGCGGGCTTCGCGCTTCGACTTACAATGCAGTTCCACTGGAAAGCTGCAAGGCGCTTGCTGAATTTATGGCTGAATTTCAGAAAAACAACGGATAA
- a CDS encoding response regulator transcription factor yields MLKKKILVVDDEPSISMLIEFNLKLAGYDVRCVDDGEAVFDMLRPFRPDLIVLDLMLPKMDGIQVCRELRKQNNAVPIVMLTALQDVTDKIAGLDNGADDYMTKPFSPQELISRIQAIFRRLQSLPGAVPSSAIDIGRMSVRPDEREVLIDGKLIELTPKEFELLVFLCKHKGKVLSRQQLLHGVWDYHFLGDTRIVDVHISHLRDKIEKNARTPEYIMTVRNVGYKLHGPSALEQTLA; encoded by the coding sequence ATGTTGAAGAAGAAAATTCTCGTCGTGGATGACGAGCCCTCCATCTCCATGCTGATTGAATTCAACCTGAAGCTAGCCGGATACGACGTCAGATGCGTAGATGACGGAGAAGCCGTATTTGATATGCTGCGTCCCTTTCGACCAGATCTCATCGTTCTCGATCTCATGCTGCCGAAAATGGATGGCATTCAAGTGTGCCGCGAGCTGCGCAAGCAAAACAACGCTGTTCCCATTGTTATGCTGACCGCCCTGCAAGATGTTACCGATAAAATTGCCGGACTCGATAATGGTGCTGACGATTATATGACCAAGCCCTTCAGCCCACAGGAGCTAATATCGCGCATTCAAGCCATTTTCCGCAGACTACAATCACTGCCTGGAGCTGTACCATCAAGCGCCATTGACATTGGCCGCATGTCGGTTCGCCCAGATGAGCGGGAAGTGCTCATTGACGGCAAGCTAATCGAGCTGACGCCGAAGGAATTCGAGCTGCTCGTCTTCCTCTGCAAGCATAAAGGCAAGGTGCTGAGCCGCCAGCAGCTGCTTCATGGCGTATGGGACTATCACTTCCTCGGCGATACCCGTATCGTAGACGTCCATATTAGCCATCTCCGCGATAAAATCGAAAAAAATGCCCGAACCCCCGAATATATCATGACTGTTCGCAACGTAGGCTACAAGCTGCATGGCCCAAGCGCTTTGGAGCAAACCCTTGCCTAA
- the trmL gene encoding tRNA (uridine(34)/cytosine(34)/5-carboxymethylaminomethyluridine(34)-2'-O)-methyltransferase TrmL: MAFHIVLVEPEIPANTGNIARTCAATGAHLHLVRPLGFQTDDKTLKRAGLDYWHAVHVEYHDSFQELQEQYADGRYFYASTRAVKAYNEFQYQDGDFFVFGKETKGLPQELIEANLSTCIRMPMTDKVRSLNLSNSAAIVVYEALRQNDFPGLS, translated from the coding sequence ATGGCATTTCACATTGTGTTAGTAGAACCGGAAATACCCGCTAACACGGGCAATATTGCGCGGACATGTGCGGCAACAGGTGCGCATCTGCATCTGGTGCGTCCGCTGGGCTTTCAAACGGATGACAAGACGCTGAAGCGGGCGGGCCTGGATTATTGGCATGCGGTTCATGTCGAGTACCATGATTCCTTCCAGGAGCTGCAGGAGCAGTATGCTGATGGGCGGTATTTCTATGCCAGTACGCGAGCGGTCAAAGCCTATAATGAGTTTCAGTATCAGGATGGGGATTTTTTCGTATTCGGCAAGGAAACGAAGGGTTTGCCTCAAGAGCTGATTGAAGCGAATTTGAGTACATGCATTCGGATGCCAATGACGGATAAGGTTAGATCGCTTAATTTATCCAATTCGGCGGCGATCGTCGTGTACGAAGCGCTTAGACAGAACGATTTTCCTGGACTGTCTTAA
- a CDS encoding AbrB/MazE/SpoVT family DNA-binding domain-containing protein, with protein MKPAGVVRKVDQLGRIVLPKSLRKRYQMNEGDPVEILVQGDHIILERYRPKCVFCGSMEEVREFKERFLCGVCAAEMGQLSR; from the coding sequence ATGAAACCAGCAGGTGTAGTAAGAAAAGTGGATCAACTCGGACGTATCGTTCTTCCAAAATCGTTGCGTAAACGTTACCAGATGAATGAGGGAGATCCGGTTGAAATTTTAGTGCAGGGCGACCATATTATTTTGGAGCGTTACCGTCCAAAATGTGTGTTCTGTGGTTCAATGGAAGAAGTACGCGAGTTTAAAGAACGTTTTTTATGCGGCGTTTGTGCGGCAGAAATGGGCCAGCTCTCCCGCTAA
- a CDS encoding PLP-dependent aminotransferase family protein gives MDYRFSSRVTALKSSVVRDILKLTQGKDMISFAGGLPAEELFPVQAIREAADRVFTKGAGAMQYGLTEGFLPLREQLCERMGYKGMNVSPDEMLLTTGSQQAISLIIEVLTEPGDTILVERPTYLACLQVFEMNGLNVIAAESDEHGIVAEDAERLIREHRPKLVYAVPTFGNPTGRVWSTERRQQLLALCSSYGVPILEDDPYGEIKYDVNAVYPTLFALDQQAGGAGSVIYTSTFSKTVAPGLRTGWAMGPAEVIAMMAKAKQAADLHSSAIDQQIVSELLDSFPLDEHIKVISASYGERMREMQGLLAGQHIEGLRWIEPKGGMFLWLELPEGLDAEALLRASVQKGVAFVPGSSFYAYDPQRNTARLNFTYNIGAKTALGVERFAEAVREFTARS, from the coding sequence ATGGATTACCGTTTTTCATCACGAGTGACCGCTCTCAAGTCGTCGGTCGTAAGAGATATACTTAAGCTGACGCAGGGCAAGGATATGATATCATTTGCTGGCGGGCTGCCGGCTGAGGAGCTGTTCCCCGTGCAAGCCATTCGCGAAGCGGCCGATCGGGTGTTTACGAAGGGCGCAGGTGCTATGCAATACGGTTTGACCGAGGGCTTCTTGCCGCTGCGTGAGCAGCTGTGCGAGCGTATGGGCTATAAGGGCATGAATGTTTCCCCTGACGAAATGCTGCTAACGACAGGCTCACAGCAGGCGATCAGCCTCATTATTGAAGTGCTCACCGAGCCTGGCGATACGATATTGGTTGAAAGGCCGACTTATCTCGCTTGCTTGCAGGTATTTGAGATGAATGGCTTAAATGTCATTGCAGCGGAAAGCGATGAGCATGGCATTGTGGCCGAGGATGCAGAGCGGCTTATTCGCGAGCATCGTCCAAAGCTTGTATATGCCGTGCCTACCTTCGGCAATCCGACGGGACGCGTCTGGAGCACAGAGCGCAGACAACAGCTGCTCGCGCTTTGCAGCTCTTATGGTGTGCCAATATTGGAGGATGATCCATACGGAGAAATAAAATACGATGTAAATGCGGTTTATCCGACATTGTTTGCGCTTGATCAGCAAGCAGGCGGTGCGGGCTCGGTTATTTATACGAGCACGTTCTCTAAGACGGTTGCGCCAGGGCTGCGAACAGGCTGGGCAATGGGGCCGGCGGAAGTTATTGCGATGATGGCTAAGGCGAAGCAGGCGGCCGATTTGCATTCCAGCGCGATAGATCAGCAAATTGTCAGCGAGCTGCTGGATAGCTTCCCGCTGGATGAGCATATTAAAGTTATCTCTGCCTCCTACGGCGAGCGGATGCGTGAAATGCAAGGGCTGCTGGCAGGGCAGCATATTGAAGGCTTACGCTGGATTGAGCCGAAGGGCGGCATGTTCTTATGGCTGGAGCTGCCAGAAGGTCTTGATGCGGAGGCTTTGCTAAGGGCTTCCGTGCAGAAGGGCGTTGCTTTCGTGCCCGGAAGCTCCTTCTACGCCTATGATCCGCAGCGCAATACGGCGCGGCTCAACTTTACTTATAACATTGGTGCCAAAACTGCGCTCGGTGTAGAGCGCTTCGCTGAAGCGGTCCGCGAGTTTACGGCTCGCTCCTAA
- a CDS encoding DUF2161 family putative PD-(D/E)XK-type phosphodiesterase — protein MAVGKEEELYKPIKAYYEARGFVVKSEVLHCDLVARHADTEETIIVEMKKTFNLALLLQGIERLRINDQVVLAVERNRKKSGAHNQRFGEITELCRMLGIGLMTVTFFKTKAPVIDVLCEPGETPQRGTRRKKQARLLLEFRERSGDYNVGGSTGRKLVTAYREKALRCAYALQQLGEAQSPSQVAALTSFPRSGAVLRDNHYGWFEREQRGKYRLLPAGAAALIEYAEVIADWVAALPSNQVRSEP, from the coding sequence GTGGCAGTAGGCAAGGAAGAGGAGCTATACAAGCCGATAAAAGCTTATTATGAGGCGCGCGGCTTCGTCGTCAAAAGCGAGGTGCTGCACTGCGATCTCGTTGCAAGGCATGCCGATACCGAAGAAACCATCATCGTTGAAATGAAAAAGACGTTCAATCTCGCCCTGCTGCTGCAAGGGATTGAACGCCTTCGTATAAATGATCAAGTCGTGCTCGCAGTCGAGCGCAACCGTAAAAAAAGCGGAGCGCACAATCAGCGCTTCGGTGAAATTACCGAGCTGTGCCGCATGCTCGGCATTGGCCTAATGACCGTCACCTTCTTCAAGACGAAGGCGCCTGTCATTGATGTGCTGTGCGAGCCTGGCGAGACGCCGCAGCGTGGAACACGCCGCAAGAAGCAGGCTAGGCTGCTTCTTGAATTTCGCGAGCGCAGCGGCGATTATAATGTAGGCGGCAGTACCGGCCGCAAGCTGGTGACTGCCTATCGCGAGAAGGCGCTGCGCTGCGCCTACGCGCTCCAGCAGCTGGGAGAGGCGCAATCGCCTAGCCAGGTTGCCGCGCTGACGAGCTTCCCGCGCAGCGGCGCTGTGCTGCGCGACAATCACTACGGCTGGTTCGAGCGCGAGCAGCGCGGCAAATACCGGCTGCTACCCGCTGGAGCAGCCGCCTTGATTGAATACGCCGAGGTCATCGCCGATTGGGTTGCTGCTTTGCCAAGCAATCAGGTTAGGAGCGAGCCGTAA
- a CDS encoding PrkA family serine protein kinase: MDIFKRISEYQAESEKLAWVGSFKDYIELLRQDPSPAMTAHARVYEMIESYGVEERDGKRRYKFFEQEIYGLDRSVEKLVEEYFHSSARRLDVRKRILLLMGPVSGGKSTLVTMLKKGLEKYSRTKRGAVYAIKGCPMHEEPLHLIPHELRGEIEQEIGVRIEGNLCPSCQMRLQTEYGGDIQNVQVERVFISEDNRVGIGTFSPSDPKSQDIADLTGSIDFSTITEFGSESDPRAYRFDGELNKANRGLMEFQEMLKCDEKFLWNLLSLTQEGNFKAGRFALISADELIIAHTNETEYKSFISNKKNEALQSRMIVMPIPYNLKVSEEEKIYTKLIGQSDMKHIHIAPHALRAAAIFSILTRLKETKKQGMDLVKKMRMYDGEEIEGFKDADLKEMQTEYTEEGMSGIDPRYVINRISSALIKQDMQCINALDVLRGLKDGLDQHPSITKEERERYLNFISVARKEYDGLAKKEIQKAFVYSYEESARTLFENYLDNIEAYCNWAKIKDPLTGEELDPDERLMRSIEEQIGVSENAKKAFREEILIRISSYSRKGKKFDFTSHERLREAVEKKLFTDLKDVVKITTSTKTPDEIQLKRINEVTKRLIDEHGYCPVCANELLRYVGSLLNR; encoded by the coding sequence ATGGACATTTTCAAGCGAATATCGGAGTACCAAGCAGAGAGTGAGAAGCTGGCCTGGGTTGGATCATTCAAGGATTATATCGAGCTGCTGAGACAGGATCCATCCCCGGCCATGACGGCGCACGCGCGTGTCTATGAAATGATTGAATCCTATGGAGTCGAGGAGAGGGATGGGAAGAGGCGGTACAAATTTTTCGAGCAGGAAATTTATGGGCTGGACCGTTCTGTTGAAAAGCTTGTAGAGGAATATTTTCACTCCTCGGCGCGAAGGCTTGATGTGCGCAAACGGATTTTGCTTCTCATGGGCCCAGTCAGTGGAGGGAAATCGACGCTGGTTACGATGCTCAAAAAGGGGCTTGAGAAATATTCCAGAACGAAACGCGGCGCCGTCTATGCGATTAAGGGCTGCCCGATGCATGAAGAGCCGTTGCATCTCATTCCGCATGAGCTGAGAGGCGAGATTGAGCAGGAGATTGGAGTGAGAATCGAAGGCAATCTATGCCCTTCCTGCCAGATGAGGCTGCAAACCGAATATGGCGGCGATATTCAAAATGTTCAAGTGGAGCGCGTATTCATCTCGGAGGATAATCGTGTTGGTATTGGAACCTTTAGTCCGTCTGATCCAAAATCGCAGGACATTGCCGATCTCACCGGCAGCATTGATTTTTCTACGATTACGGAATTTGGCTCAGAATCCGATCCGCGGGCTTATCGCTTTGACGGCGAGCTGAACAAGGCGAACCGGGGGCTTATGGAGTTTCAGGAGATGCTGAAATGCGATGAAAAGTTTTTGTGGAACCTGTTGTCCTTGACGCAGGAGGGTAATTTTAAAGCGGGCCGGTTTGCGCTCATTTCCGCTGATGAATTAATTATTGCCCACACGAATGAGACGGAATACAAATCCTTCATTAGTAATAAGAAAAATGAAGCGCTCCAGTCGCGGATGATCGTCATGCCGATTCCGTATAACCTGAAGGTGTCCGAGGAAGAGAAAATTTATACGAAGCTCATCGGCCAGAGCGACATGAAGCATATTCATATTGCGCCGCATGCTTTGCGGGCTGCTGCTATTTTCTCCATACTTACCCGTCTGAAGGAGACGAAAAAGCAGGGCATGGATTTGGTGAAAAAGATGCGGATGTATGACGGCGAAGAAATTGAAGGGTTCAAGGATGCCGACCTTAAGGAGATGCAGACCGAATATACCGAGGAAGGCATGTCCGGCATTGATCCTCGCTATGTCATCAATCGGATTTCGAGCGCGCTGATCAAGCAGGATATGCAGTGCATTAATGCGCTGGATGTGCTTCGCGGCTTGAAGGATGGCCTTGACCAGCATCCATCTATTACGAAGGAGGAGCGGGAGCGTTATTTGAACTTTATTTCGGTAGCCCGCAAGGAGTACGATGGCCTAGCCAAAAAAGAAATTCAGAAGGCCTTCGTCTATTCCTATGAGGAGTCGGCGCGCACGTTGTTTGAAAACTACCTCGACAACATCGAGGCTTATTGCAACTGGGCTAAAATCAAAGACCCGCTCACCGGCGAGGAGCTTGATCCGGATGAGCGCCTAATGCGTTCTATTGAGGAGCAAATCGGCGTTTCGGAAAATGCGAAAAAAGCGTTCCGCGAAGAAATTTTAATTCGAATCTCTTCTTATTCCCGCAAAGGGAAAAAATTCGATTTCACCAGCCACGAGCGGCTGCGTGAAGCGGTGGAGAAGAAGCTTTTCACCGATCTGAAGGACGTCGTGAAAATCACGACCTCTACGAAGACGCCGGATGAAATCCAGCTCAAGCGGATTAATGAAGTGACGAAGCGGTTAATTGATGAGCACGGCTATTGCCCGGTATGCGCTAATGAGCTGTTGCGTTATGTTGGCAGTCTGCTTAATCGCTAA
- a CDS encoding deaminase domain-containing protein — MIGYDRLRVEDPFKLKHITDVAMSWKPGEHGTLRISGIVEEELRTNATLEAVWQDKIALYDEEEGKRKPLFKGVVTSVQTVHHNGVYTVDIEAVSGSIYSDLKKRKRSFQDTSQTYGAIMTTVLRAYPGGDVLLQQGEKEKPSEPVLQYEETDWELTKRLASQFQSVVVCDILEETPKLFIGMPEGKEHKLPEGASYTVSKDLAAFQKAGGEAAGLHDTDFFGYEIESRTFYRLGDRFKIRGYIELIVSSMTARLEKGQLIYHYRLSREAGIREQPKMNSRLSGLTLQGEILAVKGEQVQVHLAIDDKQDKGTAHWYRYAPETGSAMYSMPQVGTKANLYLADAGGQEAIVTGGVRTNGASAEKTADPNNRYFGTEHGGEMKLSPTGVEFTGGSKEPLFLKLDDAVGIILSSPRKLTLTAKEEISLFTPKRVVIGAQALLVAKKTSAPSGITLEGEYNLMGAQIRTEGKDRTSYAPYDDAPVEGEPPPPPPPPEKPPFSWKKLGMNVLAGLAVVAVVAVAAAFTVATLGAGAVVVGAVLAGAAIAGTAAVVSQAVSDIARGEVSDMGTYVSTAFRESVIGAISGAVFGPFGPMANLGGRMAFGAVQNGFESVIRQTMEGKRFSFGTLALDMGIGGLTGGIMDSRLTKAIGNKIAGAKIVKTLGNAFGDSLNKMTGWIGNATDVVKAKLIRDALDIKDAAATGWKKLQNAMTIKKMGDDLVPVGSGGSVKLHDSPDSIPPSPSQHHKDFFSESEAGKKELADRLKNEAEGTGEVAKVGSHTVEESLDKINSIRQANNIASKRNIAFAEYEINGSMGEIIGVSGKADRVGTAGVPSQRKFETITTSDGNPRTLDAEVKILEELASKLPSNASGKVHLFSELPFCDSCSGVITQFKEQFPDVEVIISHGPSKSR, encoded by the coding sequence ATGATCGGTTATGATCGCTTGCGGGTGGAGGACCCTTTCAAGCTGAAGCATATCACGGATGTGGCGATGAGTTGGAAGCCAGGCGAGCATGGGACGCTGCGAATTAGCGGGATCGTCGAGGAGGAGCTGCGGACGAACGCCACGCTGGAAGCGGTGTGGCAGGATAAAATCGCCTTGTACGACGAAGAAGAGGGCAAGCGGAAGCCGCTGTTTAAGGGTGTCGTCACGTCCGTACAGACGGTGCATCACAATGGGGTGTACACCGTCGACATTGAGGCGGTATCGGGAAGCATCTATAGCGATTTGAAGAAGCGGAAGCGATCTTTTCAGGATACGAGCCAGACGTATGGGGCAATCATGACCACGGTGCTTCGTGCCTATCCAGGTGGAGATGTGCTGCTTCAGCAAGGAGAAAAGGAAAAACCGTCTGAGCCTGTCCTTCAATATGAGGAAACGGATTGGGAGCTGACGAAACGGCTAGCGAGCCAGTTCCAGTCGGTCGTCGTCTGTGATATATTGGAAGAAACGCCGAAGCTGTTCATAGGGATGCCGGAGGGGAAAGAGCATAAGCTGCCAGAAGGCGCCTCCTATACGGTGAGCAAGGATTTAGCGGCGTTTCAAAAAGCGGGCGGAGAAGCAGCGGGCCTGCATGATACGGATTTTTTCGGTTATGAAATAGAGTCTCGGACGTTCTATCGCTTGGGCGACCGCTTTAAGATTCGGGGATATATTGAGCTGATCGTATCGTCGATGACGGCGCGACTAGAAAAAGGCCAGCTGATCTACCACTACCGTCTGTCGCGGGAAGCGGGGATACGAGAGCAGCCTAAGATGAATAGCAGGCTGTCCGGCCTGACGCTGCAAGGAGAAATTCTGGCGGTGAAAGGCGAGCAGGTGCAGGTGCATCTGGCGATTGACGACAAGCAGGACAAGGGAACGGCGCACTGGTACCGATACGCCCCAGAGACGGGAAGCGCGATGTACAGTATGCCGCAGGTAGGGACGAAGGCGAATCTGTATCTGGCCGATGCAGGTGGTCAAGAAGCGATTGTTACGGGCGGCGTACGAACGAACGGAGCGAGTGCGGAAAAGACGGCAGATCCGAACAACCGCTATTTTGGCACGGAGCATGGCGGTGAAATGAAGCTGTCGCCGACGGGAGTCGAGTTCACAGGCGGAAGCAAGGAGCCGCTGTTTTTGAAGCTGGATGATGCCGTCGGCATTATTTTGAGCAGTCCGCGCAAGCTGACGCTGACGGCGAAGGAAGAGATTTCACTGTTCACGCCGAAGCGTGTCGTGATTGGCGCGCAAGCGCTGCTGGTTGCGAAGAAGACGAGTGCGCCAAGTGGAATTACGCTGGAAGGCGAATATAACCTAATGGGGGCGCAGATTCGGACGGAGGGGAAGGATCGGACGAGCTATGCGCCGTATGACGATGCGCCCGTAGAAGGCGAGCCGCCGCCTCCACCGCCCCCACCGGAAAAGCCGCCGTTCAGTTGGAAGAAGCTCGGCATGAACGTGCTGGCAGGTCTGGCTGTCGTAGCCGTTGTCGCGGTAGCGGCAGCTTTTACGGTAGCGACATTAGGAGCCGGAGCAGTCGTTGTCGGCGCCGTGCTAGCTGGAGCGGCTATTGCAGGAACGGCGGCCGTCGTGAGCCAAGCGGTGTCGGATATTGCACGCGGTGAGGTCAGCGATATGGGCACGTATGTGTCAACGGCCTTTCGAGAGTCGGTGATCGGGGCGATATCTGGAGCGGTGTTTGGCCCGTTCGGTCCGATGGCGAATCTAGGTGGACGTATGGCATTTGGTGCGGTGCAGAATGGGTTTGAAAGCGTCATTCGTCAGACAATGGAAGGCAAAAGATTTAGTTTTGGTACACTGGCGCTGGATATGGGAATCGGCGGTTTAACCGGTGGTATAATGGATTCACGTCTTACGAAGGCAATTGGTAACAAGATCGCTGGTGCGAAAATTGTGAAGACCTTAGGCAATGCATTTGGCGATTCACTGAATAAAATGACAGGCTGGATTGGGAATGCGACTGATGTGGTTAAAGCGAAACTGATACGTGATGCATTGGATATTAAGGATGCAGCAGCTACTGGTTGGAAGAAGCTACAGAATGCCATGACGATTAAGAAGATGGGTGATGATCTTGTTCCGGTAGGTTCTGGAGGAAGTGTTAAACTTCATGATAGTCCTGATTCTATACCTCCAAGTCCGTCACAGCATCATAAGGATTTCTTTAGCGAATCCGAGGCTGGCAAGAAGGAATTGGCTGATCGTTTAAAGAATGAAGCTGAGGGAACGGGTGAAGTTGCTAAAGTAGGTTCTCATACTGTTGAGGAGTCTTTAGATAAAATTAATTCAATTCGGCAAGCCAATAATATCGCTTCTAAACGAAACATTGCATTCGCTGAGTATGAAATTAATGGGTCTATGGGTGAAATAATTGGGGTTAGTGGTAAAGCAGATAGAGTTGGAACAGCAGGAGTACCAAGTCAGCGGAAGTTCGAAACGATAACAACCTCTGATGGTAATCCAAGGACTTTAGATGCAGAGGTAAAAATCCTAGAGGAGTTAGCTTCTAAATTACCGAGTAATGCCTCAGGTAAAGTTCATCTTTTCTCCGAACTACCATTTTGCGATTCATGTTCGGGTGTAATAACACAATTCAAGGAACAGTTTCCTGATGTTGAGGTAATAATAAGTCATGGGCCAAGTAAAAGTAGGTAG